A genomic segment from Sciurus carolinensis chromosome 1, mSciCar1.2, whole genome shotgun sequence encodes:
- the Laptm5 gene encoding lysosomal-associated transmembrane protein 5 → MALRAAPVRQTCCCFNVRIVTMALAIYHVIMSVLLFAEHAVEVAHSTVSCRLSKTVYLRIANLVSSFLLVATLFLISLGLLLGVVKSREKYLLPFLSLQIMDLLLCLLTLLGSYVELPAYLRFASRSRPGSSQVPLMTLRLLDFCLSVLTLCSSYVEVPTYLNFKSMNHMNYLPSQEGVTHSQFVKMMAIFSIAFVTVLVLKVYLLKCVWRCYRLLKHLNSAEEGTSKTLPKVVLPTYEEALSLPSKSPEGGPAPPPYSEV, encoded by the exons ATGGCCCTCCGCGCGGCGCCCGTCCGCCAGACCTGCTGCTGCTTCAATGTCCGGATAGTCACCATGGCCCTGGCCATCTACCACGTG ATCATGAGCGTCCTGCTGTTCGCGGAGCACGCGGTGGAGGTGGCCCACAGCACCGTCTCCTGCAGGCTCTCCAAGACCGTCTACCTCAGGATCG CCAACCTGGTCTCCAGCTTCCTGCTCGTCGCCACGCTCTTCCTCATCAGCCTGGGCCTGCTGCTCGGTGTGGTCAAG AGCCGGGAGAAGTACCTGCTGCCCTTCCTGTCCCTGCAAATCATGGACCTCCTCCTGTGCCTGCTCACCCTGCTGGGCTCCTACGTCGAGCTGCCCGCCTACCTCAGGTTCGCCTCGCGGAGCCGGCCG GGCTCCTCGCAGGTCCCCCTGATGACCCTGCGACTGCTGGACTTCTGCCTGAGCGTCCTGACCCTCTGCAGCTCCTACGTGGAGGTGCCCACCTATCTCAACTTCAAGTCCATGAACCACATG AATTACCTCCCGAGCCAGGAGGGCGTGACTCACAGCCAGTTCGTCAAGATGATGGCCATCTTCTCCATCGCCTTCGTCACTGTCCTTGTCCTGAAG GTCTACCTGCTCAAGTGCGTGTGGAGATGCTACAGGCTCCTGAAGCACCTGAACTCGGCCGAGGAGGGCACCTCCAAGACGCTCCCCAAG GTGGTCCTGCCGACCTACGAGGAGGCCCTGTCTCTGCCCTCCAAGTCTCCGGAGGGGGGCCCGGCACCGCCCCCCTACTCAGAGGTGTGA